The following are encoded in a window of Lactobacillus acidophilus genomic DNA:
- a CDS encoding ribonuclease H family protein, which produces MKFFAVKKGRKPGMYRTWDEAKAQVDGFSGAEYKSFKNITDAIEFADVHEDLIEPDNDTLENAVEKIKQKSKAVDATNPINTKAKSSSTKYFATIYTDGGTRNTGVFKGGHVKKTDKAAWAYLIEWDSQSVHDAGGEYGATNNQMEQTALINALKKLIELGFNEKHLLFVLDSQYVLNAINNHWLEGWKKRGWKRSSGPLKNVSEWKELDELLKHFPDSTFKWTKGHANNRGNEFVDHELNRYMDKKM; this is translated from the coding sequence ATGAAATTTTTTGCAGTAAAAAAAGGACGTAAACCAGGTATGTATCGCACTTGGGATGAAGCAAAAGCACAAGTTGATGGCTTTTCCGGTGCAGAATATAAATCTTTTAAAAATATTACTGATGCAATTGAATTTGCAGATGTCCATGAAGATTTAATTGAACCTGATAATGATACATTAGAAAATGCAGTAGAGAAAATAAAGCAAAAAAGTAAAGCGGTTGATGCAACTAATCCAATAAATACTAAAGCTAAAAGTAGTTCTACTAAATATTTTGCGACAATTTATACAGATGGTGGTACGCGTAATACTGGTGTATTTAAAGGTGGTCATGTTAAAAAGACTGACAAGGCTGCTTGGGCATATTTAATTGAATGGGATAGCCAATCCGTTCACGATGCTGGTGGGGAATATGGAGCAACTAATAATCAAATGGAACAAACTGCTTTGATCAATGCATTGAAGAAGTTGATAGAGTTAGGTTTTAACGAAAAACATTTATTATTTGTGCTTGATTCTCAGTATGTTTTAAATGCTATTAATAATCACTGGTTAGAAGGTTGGAAGAAGCGCGGTTGGAAACGATCATCTGGCCCACTTAAGAATGTATCTGAATGGAAAGAATTAGATGAATTATTAAAACATTTCCCAGATAGCACGTTTAAATGGACTAAGGGGCATGCGAATAATCGTGGTAATGAATTTGTAGATCATGAGTTAAATCGCTATATGGATAAGAAAATGTAA
- a CDS encoding alpha/beta hydrolase, whose translation MFFNTKKYAEEAEKNNRHDLEQEPSMFNMISLGLIATFAPTRIFLKLHKRHIENKAIIEKSTEKQVPIIYFHGFRGGDYTTNVMIQHATSDKGNKKFLKVTVDLLGNFKLEGTWTGDKHPIVQVAFRQRIVGIYGIDYYLSFVLPFLSKRYGFKNYIAVAHSLACPCIIRTEMKHYLSKSFPHLTKCALIAGPFNGVTYLGDVPNVNLLNENGRPNMMNPHYLYLLFNRRKFNPNISVLNIYGNVLDNTNTDKFISVVSAKSIRYILAPKAHFYQEVEVRGKNDAEHSWMHDNPFVIDIVDKFLNLKK comes from the coding sequence ATGTTCTTTAATACAAAAAAATATGCAGAAGAAGCCGAAAAAAATAATCGACACGATCTCGAGCAAGAACCCAGCATGTTTAACATGATTTCTTTAGGGTTAATTGCCACCTTTGCACCTACAAGAATATTCTTAAAATTACATAAACGTCATATTGAAAATAAGGCCATAATTGAAAAAAGTACGGAAAAACAAGTTCCAATTATCTATTTTCACGGTTTTCGTGGCGGTGACTATACCACCAATGTCATGATTCAACATGCCACTTCAGACAAGGGAAACAAAAAATTTCTAAAAGTAACTGTAGATTTACTAGGCAATTTCAAACTAGAAGGTACTTGGACTGGCGATAAGCACCCCATCGTTCAAGTAGCCTTTAGACAAAGAATTGTCGGAATTTATGGTATTGATTACTATTTAAGCTTTGTTTTACCATTTTTATCTAAAAGATATGGATTTAAAAACTATATTGCCGTTGCTCACTCATTAGCCTGTCCTTGCATTATTAGAACAGAAATGAAGCACTACTTAAGTAAATCGTTTCCGCATTTAACAAAATGTGCTTTAATTGCGGGGCCCTTCAATGGAGTTACTTATTTGGGCGATGTTCCTAATGTTAATCTTTTAAACGAAAATGGACGCCCTAATATGATGAACCCACATTATCTATATCTCTTATTTAATAGAAGAAAATTCAATCCTAATATCTCAGTTTTAAATATCTATGGTAATGTATTGGATAATACAAATACTGACAAATTTATTTCAGTTGTTTCTGCCAAAAGTATTCGCTATATTTTGGCTCCTAAAGCTCACTTTTATCAAGAAGTTGAAGTTCGTGGTAAAAACGACGCTGAGCATAGTTGGATGCATGATAATCCGTTTGTAATTGATATTGTTGATAAATTTCTTAATTTAAAAAAGTAA
- the cls gene encoding cardiolipin synthase codes for MVWWHDFIRIIFITNTILAFYIVFHRRRSVSTTWAWLIILLIFPIVGITLYAFFGRGISQENIFAINKQHHIGLRNVQKSIAKAPKKTSPSDTSNIGQIAINFFNQDDEAPVTKNNNVKLYTEGNTFFHDMLKDIVRAKETINIEFYTFYNDDIGNRVLQLLIKKAQQGVKVRVVYDAWGSMGATKAWFDQLRKAGGKVLPFITSRNMITRYRINYHLHRKIVVIDGKISWTGGFNIGDQYLGRKKKFGHWRDSQVRIVGSASLLLQERFVMDWNASINNDDEIIRFNSTLFPDLDEKNIHQDDVATQIISDGPDRYTSYMRNGMMRLMLLARNRLWVQTPYLIPDDAVFATWQTIAMSGVDVRIMIPCKPDHPFIYRATQWYANELTRFGVKIYIYEDGFLHAKTTIIDDNFSSVGSMNQDYRSYSLNFEDNAIFYDKNFNKKMAEAFEEDMKKSHLLTPEEIKKQGRWLRTLQSFSRMLSPIL; via the coding sequence ATGGTCTGGTGGCACGACTTTATCAGAATTATCTTTATTACTAACACGATCTTAGCTTTTTACATTGTTTTCCATCGTAGACGTTCAGTATCAACAACCTGGGCTTGGTTAATTATTTTGCTCATTTTCCCTATCGTTGGAATTACACTTTACGCATTTTTTGGTCGTGGTATTTCCCAGGAAAACATTTTTGCAATTAACAAACAGCACCACATTGGCTTACGTAATGTACAAAAATCCATTGCAAAAGCTCCTAAAAAAACAAGTCCTTCAGATACATCAAATATAGGACAAATTGCCATCAACTTTTTTAATCAAGATGATGAAGCTCCTGTAACCAAAAATAATAATGTAAAACTATATACAGAAGGCAATACTTTTTTTCATGATATGTTAAAAGATATTGTTAGGGCAAAAGAAACTATCAATATTGAATTTTATACTTTTTATAATGATGACATCGGTAATCGTGTCCTGCAGCTATTGATAAAAAAAGCACAACAAGGTGTTAAAGTTCGCGTTGTCTATGATGCATGGGGATCAATGGGAGCTACTAAAGCTTGGTTTGACCAATTACGCAAAGCCGGTGGTAAAGTTCTCCCCTTTATCACATCAAGAAATATGATTACGAGATATCGGATCAATTACCACCTACACCGAAAAATTGTTGTTATCGATGGTAAGATTTCTTGGACTGGTGGTTTCAACATCGGGGATCAATACTTAGGAAGAAAAAAGAAATTTGGTCATTGGCGTGATAGTCAGGTACGTATTGTTGGTTCCGCCTCACTTTTATTACAAGAACGATTTGTCATGGATTGGAACGCTTCTATAAATAATGATGATGAGATTATTCGCTTTAATTCCACTTTATTTCCTGATCTTGACGAAAAGAATATTCATCAAGATGACGTTGCCACACAGATTATTTCAGATGGACCGGATCGTTATACATCTTATATGCGTAACGGCATGATGCGTCTAATGCTACTTGCTAGGAACCGCTTGTGGGTACAAACGCCTTACTTAATTCCTGATGATGCAGTTTTTGCAACTTGGCAAACTATCGCCATGTCTGGAGTTGACGTCAGAATTATGATTCCATGCAAGCCAGACCATCCATTCATCTATCGTGCAACTCAATGGTATGCCAATGAATTAACACGTTTCGGCGTAAAAATTTATATTTATGAAGATGGATTTTTACACGCTAAAACTACTATTATTGATGATAACTTCTCCTCAGTGGGTTCAATGAACCAGGACTATCGATCATACAGTCTTAATTTTGAGGATAATGCTATTTTTTATGATAAAAATTTCAATAAAAAAATGGCTGAGGCTTTTGAAGAAGACATGAAAAAAAGTCACCTGCTTACTCCTGAAGAAATAAAAAAGCAAGGTCGCTGGCTGCGAACCTTACAAAGTTTCTCTCGTATGCTTTCACCAATTCTGTAG
- a CDS encoding NAD-dependent protein deacylase: protein MKPNDITELQKDIDQAKHITFLTGAGVSTHSGIPDYRSKNGIYNGIKESPETILSEATLFHRPELFYNFVMENMYFPSAQPNLIHKKIAQLCSQKGDLITQNIDGLDTKAGNTHVTEFHGNLYNIYCTKCHQQVSYSEYANGYLHKNCGGIIRPGIVLYGEAINPEVLNVSINNMQKSDLIIISGTSFVVYPFAQLLAYKKGSAKIYSINKTAIPAPQVTQIIGDALDVFKQLN, encoded by the coding sequence ATGAAGCCAAATGATATAACTGAATTACAAAAAGATATTGATCAAGCAAAACATATTACATTTTTAACTGGTGCTGGAGTATCTACCCATTCGGGCATCCCAGATTATCGTTCTAAAAATGGTATCTATAATGGTATTAAAGAAAGTCCTGAAACTATTTTAAGTGAAGCCACACTTTTTCATCGTCCAGAACTTTTCTACAATTTTGTGATGGAAAACATGTATTTTCCAAGTGCTCAGCCCAATTTAATCCATAAAAAAATTGCCCAATTGTGTAGTCAAAAAGGAGATTTAATTACGCAAAATATTGATGGTTTAGATACAAAAGCAGGAAATACTCACGTCACAGAATTTCATGGCAATTTATATAATATTTATTGTACTAAGTGCCACCAACAAGTTTCATACTCAGAGTATGCCAATGGCTATCTTCATAAAAATTGCGGCGGAATTATTCGTCCTGGTATAGTACTTTATGGAGAAGCAATTAATCCTGAAGTATTAAACGTTTCGATTAACAATATGCAAAAATCTGATTTAATCATTATTAGCGGAACAAGTTTTGTCGTCTATCCTTTTGCCCAATTATTAGCATATAAAAAAGGATCTGCCAAAATCTACTCTATTAATAAAACTGCCATCCCTGCTCCACAAGTTACACAAATTATCGGGGATGCTCTTGATGTATTTAAGCAATTGAATTAA
- a CDS encoding methylated-DNA--[protein]-cysteine S-methyltransferase — protein sequence MDSWTYFLTASEFGLTYVGLKGDETVSPIFSFYPHRMLIHDPKRLEPYTTQLKEYFAGTRKEFDVPIDISKFGTEFQRKVLEVVKKIPYGLTVSYGTVAAGLPDATSSRSVAHAVALNPVLIFIPDHRVILSNNKVGTYRLGQKEKLKLIELEKSHLHGNS from the coding sequence ATTGATTCTTGGACGTATTTCTTAACTGCATCTGAGTTCGGCTTAACTTATGTTGGCCTTAAAGGAGACGAAACTGTCTCTCCTATTTTTAGCTTTTATCCTCATAGAATGCTAATTCACGATCCTAAGCGATTAGAACCTTATACTACACAATTAAAGGAATACTTCGCAGGCACTAGAAAAGAATTTGATGTTCCAATCGATATTTCTAAATTCGGAACCGAATTTCAAAGAAAAGTACTAGAAGTTGTCAAAAAAATTCCTTATGGTCTTACTGTAAGTTACGGCACAGTAGCAGCTGGATTACCAGATGCTACTTCTTCACGATCGGTAGCCCATGCAGTAGCTCTAAATCCTGTATTAATTTTTATTCCAGACCATCGAGTTATTTTATCTAATAACAAGGTAGGAACATACCGTCTAGGTCAAAAAGAAAAACTTAAGTTAATAGAATTAGAAAAGAGTCATTTACATGGCAATTCTTAA
- a CDS encoding TerC family protein yields MAILKMYAPFFDGNNWLHVLTSGKDWMIILTLIIMECLLSVDNAVVLAAQTQVLPTKSEKEKSLLYGLWGAYLFRFIVIGIGTYLINFWEIKLAGSIYLFYLSIKFFYDQRHPKEVVEHEKEKEAREKAHYKNKKKKKHVLSLFWRTVISIESMDIVFSIDSVLAALAISDNPVVVLIGGMIGILCMRGVAEIIIKLMDIIPELEPMAYVLIGIIALKLLLALPPLKWEMPNTAFAIIVFAILGLTIIFHFWRVKKHGHKHL; encoded by the coding sequence ATGGCAATTCTTAAAATGTATGCTCCATTTTTTGATGGTAACAATTGGTTGCATGTTTTAACAAGCGGCAAGGACTGGATGATCATTCTGACTTTAATTATTATGGAATGTCTTCTTTCAGTTGATAATGCTGTAGTTTTAGCAGCTCAAACACAGGTACTACCCACAAAAAGTGAGAAAGAAAAATCCTTATTATACGGACTTTGGGGAGCATATCTTTTTAGATTCATTGTAATTGGAATAGGTACTTATTTAATTAACTTCTGGGAAATCAAATTAGCCGGTAGTATATATCTATTCTATTTATCAATTAAATTCTTCTATGATCAACGCCACCCTAAAGAAGTTGTTGAACACGAAAAAGAAAAAGAAGCCCGTGAAAAAGCACACTATAAAAATAAAAAGAAGAAAAAACACGTTCTTTCACTTTTTTGGCGAACGGTTATTTCGATTGAATCAATGGATATTGTTTTCTCAATTGACTCTGTTCTTGCAGCATTAGCTATTTCGGATAATCCCGTAGTTGTTTTGATTGGTGGAATGATCGGTATCCTCTGCATGAGAGGTGTAGCCGAAATTATAATTAAATTAATGGATATAATTCCAGAATTAGAACCTATGGCTTACGTTTTAATTGGAATTATTGCATTAAAATTATTATTAGCTCTGCCACCACTTAAATGGGAAATGCCAAATACGGCATTTGCAATTATCGTATTTGCAATATTGGGTTTAACTATTATTTTCCACTTCTGGCGTGTTAAAAAACATGGACATAAACATTTATAA
- a CDS encoding DUF488 domain-containing protein has product MTEIKLVRIYDHEQPGGYRILVDRMWPRGISKVKANLDEWAKQIGPTNELRKWFNHEDEKFPEFKAKYINELDDNNFTTEFIKIVRNKLKSDDVLFLYGAKNREHNQAVVLKKYVENHL; this is encoded by the coding sequence ATGACGGAAATTAAATTAGTACGAATTTATGATCATGAACAACCAGGAGGCTACCGAATTTTGGTTGATCGGATGTGGCCACGTGGAATAAGTAAAGTCAAAGCAAACTTGGATGAATGGGCTAAGCAAATTGGTCCAACAAATGAATTAAGAAAATGGTTTAATCATGAAGACGAAAAATTCCCTGAGTTCAAAGCAAAATATATTAATGAACTAGATGATAATAATTTCACAACTGAATTTATTAAAATAGTGCGGAATAAGTTGAAATCTGACGATGTGTTGTTTCTCTACGGTGCGAAAAATAGAGAACATAATCAAGCTGTGGTGCTGAAAAAATATGTAGAAAATCACCTATAA
- a CDS encoding DNA-3-methyladenine glycosylase — protein MNYAEYFTNRSTDEITRDLIGRPLTFNDGQEKLGGYIVEAEAYMGKLDRAAHSYGGHRSPANEGLYRTGGTIYIYAQRQYFFFDVACQEENEPQGVLVRAIDPAWGIDSMIKNRNGKSGVLITNGPAKMMQAFGIHDKNWNLHFLSDSPFTIDLADNHKRIAQEIIADKRVGINQSDPIWANKKLRYYVAGNPYVSDMKKRDYASNNGWT, from the coding sequence ATGAATTACGCAGAATATTTTACTAATCGATCTACCGATGAAATTACTCGTGACTTAATCGGACGGCCACTTACTTTTAATGATGGACAAGAAAAACTCGGCGGCTATATCGTAGAAGCAGAAGCTTACATGGGCAAACTTGATCGTGCTGCTCATTCATATGGCGGCCATCGCAGCCCGGCCAATGAAGGTCTTTACCGCACCGGTGGTACTATTTATATTTATGCCCAACGCCAGTATTTTTTCTTCGATGTTGCTTGCCAAGAAGAAAATGAACCACAAGGTGTGTTGGTTCGTGCCATCGATCCTGCTTGGGGTATTGATTCTATGATCAAAAATAGAAATGGAAAAAGCGGTGTACTTATTACTAATGGTCCTGCTAAAATGATGCAGGCTTTTGGGATTCATGATAAAAATTGGAATCTACATTTTCTTTCTGATTCTCCGTTTACCATTGATTTAGCCGACAATCATAAGCGCATTGCCCAGGAAATAATTGCAGATAAACGCGTCGGTATCAACCAATCTGATCCTATTTGGGCAAACAAAAAACTGCGTTATTATGTTGCTGGAAATCCTTACGTTTCAGATATGAAGAAAAGAGATTACGCTTCCAATAATGGTTGGACTTGA
- a CDS encoding ABC transporter substrate-binding protein/permease, producing MKSRFRWIAALMTVLLSIFIGFNFNSHSTQAAKKDSGTLKIGMEANYPPYNWTQPTKTNGAVPIDGSNSYANGYDVQIAKIIGKRLHKKVVVEKTQWDGLLPALTSGKIDLIIAGMSPTAERRKAINFSEPYRKSTFVVITNKASKYSNAKKLSDFKGAKLTAQQGTLHYDLIKQLKGSKREPAMRDFSAMRQSLSSGTIDGYVAEDIEFESYHNVNPNIIAINLNKMAGFKVDHDDSVTSIGVKKGNTKLLNEVNATLRTISNKKRDQLMSQAIREQPKAGNETKNENWLVTTWKQYGGMIMSGIGMTLLLALVGTIVGFFIGLLVGIVRTIPTPTTRGKRWALNFVKWLLSVYVEIFRGTPMMVQAAVIYYGIAQFWHLNLNRTVAALIIVSINTGAYLAEVIRGGIISTPEGQFEAASALGMTHNQRMWHIILPQAIKNCLPSITNEFIVNIKDTSVLSIISVSELFFVGTTIASQSFKFFPTYLMISAIYLILTFTITRIFNFIEKRLEGNKNYNLMANQVQVGTPKDAEANN from the coding sequence TTGAAGTCAAGATTTAGATGGATTGCTGCATTAATGACAGTACTCCTTAGTATTTTTATCGGATTCAACTTTAACAGCCATTCAACTCAAGCTGCTAAAAAAGATTCTGGTACATTAAAGATTGGTATGGAAGCCAATTACCCACCTTACAACTGGACTCAACCAACTAAAACAAATGGTGCAGTTCCAATTGATGGCTCTAATTCATATGCAAATGGTTATGATGTTCAAATTGCCAAAATTATTGGTAAAAGACTTCATAAAAAAGTTGTAGTTGAAAAGACTCAATGGGATGGTCTTCTTCCTGCTTTAACTTCAGGTAAGATCGATTTGATCATTGCCGGTATGTCACCTACTGCTGAAAGACGTAAAGCAATTAACTTCTCAGAACCTTACCGTAAGAGCACATTTGTTGTAATTACTAACAAGGCAAGTAAATATTCAAACGCCAAGAAGCTATCTGACTTCAAAGGTGCTAAATTAACTGCACAACAAGGTACTTTGCACTACGACTTGATCAAGCAGTTAAAGGGTTCTAAGAGAGAACCAGCTATGCGTGATTTTTCAGCCATGCGTCAAAGTCTTTCATCAGGTACAATTGATGGCTACGTTGCTGAAGATATTGAATTTGAAAGTTACCACAATGTTAACCCTAATATTATTGCCATTAACTTAAATAAGATGGCTGGTTTTAAGGTTGATCATGATGACTCTGTTACAAGTATTGGTGTAAAGAAAGGCAACACTAAACTTTTAAACGAAGTTAACGCCACTTTAAGAACCATTTCTAACAAAAAGCGTGATCAATTGATGTCACAAGCTATTAGAGAACAACCTAAGGCTGGTAACGAAACCAAGAATGAAAATTGGCTTGTTACTACTTGGAAGCAATACGGTGGCATGATTATGTCAGGTATTGGCATGACATTACTTTTGGCTCTAGTTGGTACCATCGTCGGTTTCTTCATCGGCTTACTTGTAGGTATTGTTCGTACTATCCCTACTCCAACTACTCGTGGTAAGCGCTGGGCTTTAAACTTTGTTAAATGGTTATTGTCAGTTTATGTTGAAATCTTCCGTGGTACTCCAATGATGGTTCAAGCTGCAGTAATTTATTATGGTATTGCTCAATTCTGGCACTTAAACTTGAACAGAACTGTTGCCGCTTTAATTATCGTTTCTATTAACACTGGTGCTTACCTTGCCGAAGTTATTCGTGGTGGTATTATTTCAACTCCAGAAGGACAATTCGAAGCAGCTAGTGCTCTCGGTATGACTCACAACCAAAGAATGTGGCATATTATCTTACCTCAAGCTATTAAGAATTGTTTACCTTCAATTACTAACGAATTTATCGTTAATATTAAGGATACTTCAGTATTGAGTATTATCTCAGTTTCAGAATTATTCTTCGTTGGTACAACAATTGCCAGTCAATCATTCAAGTTCTTCCCAACTTATTTGATGATTTCAGCAATCTACTTAATTTTGACATTTACTATTACTAGAATCTTTAACTTTATTGAAAAGCGACTTGAAGGTAATAAGAATTACAACTTGATGGCCAACCAAGTTCAAGTTGGTACTCCAAAAGATGCGGAGGCAAATAACTAA
- a CDS encoding amino acid ABC transporter ATP-binding protein translates to MTESNETIISLKHMQKAYGSHQVLKDISVDIKKGEIVTIIGPSGGGKSTTLRCINLLEEPTGGEIDFHGENILKPGYNRNAFRSKVGMVFQQFDLFENKNVLENCMIGQELVLKRSKDEARKIAMENLEKVGMGPFIKAKPQQLSGGQQQRVAIARAISMNPEVLLFDEPTSALDPEMVGEVLDVMQKLATTGLTMAIVTHEMGFAKSISDRVLFISDGVITEQGSPAQIFDNPQNEKTQKFLSNFRKMDF, encoded by the coding sequence ATGACTGAATCAAACGAAACAATTATTTCTTTAAAACATATGCAAAAGGCCTATGGCAGTCACCAAGTCTTAAAAGATATCTCTGTTGATATCAAAAAAGGCGAGATTGTAACTATTATTGGTCCTTCCGGTGGTGGTAAGTCAACTACTCTTCGTTGCATCAACTTACTTGAAGAACCTACCGGCGGAGAAATTGATTTCCACGGCGAAAATATTTTAAAACCTGGTTATAATCGCAATGCTTTCAGATCAAAGGTGGGTATGGTTTTCCAACAATTCGATTTATTTGAAAATAAGAATGTGTTAGAAAACTGCATGATCGGTCAAGAATTAGTTCTTAAGCGTTCCAAAGACGAGGCACGTAAGATTGCTATGGAAAACTTAGAAAAAGTTGGTATGGGGCCATTTATCAAGGCCAAGCCACAACAATTATCAGGTGGACAACAGCAACGTGTAGCTATTGCTCGTGCGATTTCAATGAATCCAGAAGTTTTACTCTTTGATGAACCAACTAGTGCCCTTGACCCTGAAATGGTTGGTGAAGTGCTAGATGTTATGCAAAAACTAGCTACAACCGGTTTAACAATGGCAATCGTTACTCACGAAATGGGCTTTGCTAAGAGTATCTCAGACCGTGTATTATTTATTAGTGACGGTGTAATTACTGAACAAGGTTCACCCGCTCAAATCTTTGATAATCCGCAAAATGAAAAGACTCAAAAGTTCTTAAGTAACTTTAGAAAAATGGATTTTTAG
- a CDS encoding DUF805 domain-containing protein, producing the protein MNEKVYYFIKSYDDSLPMPPAESFGQILNETYLHPFDWSARTTRKSYWWSVLINFILSILCIVLGFYAFNKNINPGIRVIDAVVAIVVYLWVFLAGLGQMVRRLHDVGYSGYWYWSTFTGYGTMFLFYLALQPSAQRKVKWGKYLFSDQDYPEGKKEKVPVPTIGQILKEHFFDCFNWDARSTRTSFWVGTAINQVVMVIGVLACYLIAFLLFLPFRVTGLNSDDSKVIAVFFIIFLIFFAAVTIWAFLAQLGHTVRRLHDAGFNGGWWWLSVIPYVGQLLLAFLLFHPTVKNEVKWNKYLFDPEDRIR; encoded by the coding sequence ATGAATGAAAAAGTATATTACTTCATCAAGTCTTATGATGATAGTTTACCCATGCCACCCGCAGAAAGTTTTGGTCAAATTCTAAATGAAACTTACTTACATCCCTTTGATTGGAGTGCTAGAACAACACGTAAATCCTACTGGTGGAGTGTTTTAATCAACTTCATTCTTTCCATTTTATGTATTGTGCTTGGTTTCTATGCTTTTAATAAAAACATCAATCCCGGTATTAGAGTAATTGATGCCGTTGTCGCCATTGTAGTCTATCTCTGGGTATTTCTAGCAGGTCTTGGTCAAATGGTCCGTCGTTTGCACGATGTTGGCTATAGCGGCTACTGGTATTGGTCTACATTTACTGGCTACGGCACAATGTTTCTATTTTATTTAGCACTGCAGCCTTCAGCTCAGCGCAAAGTAAAGTGGGGTAAATACTTATTTAGCGATCAAGATTATCCCGAAGGAAAAAAAGAAAAAGTTCCCGTGCCAACAATCGGACAAATTTTGAAGGAACATTTCTTTGACTGCTTTAATTGGGATGCCAGATCTACTAGAACATCATTTTGGGTAGGTACTGCTATTAATCAAGTGGTTATGGTAATCGGTGTGCTTGCATGCTACTTGATTGCTTTCTTGCTTTTTCTTCCATTCAGGGTCACTGGCTTAAACTCTGACGATTCAAAAGTCATTGCTGTATTCTTCATCATTTTCCTTATTTTCTTCGCTGCTGTAACCATTTGGGCATTCTTAGCACAATTAGGTCACACTGTTCGTCGTTTGCACGATGCTGGTTTTAATGGTGGCTGGTGGTGGTTAAGCGTAATTCCTTACGTTGGACAATTACTTTTAGCATTCTTGCTATTCCACCCTACCGTTAAAAATGAAGTTAAGTGGAACAAATATTTATTTGATCCTGAAGATCGAATTAGATAA